The following proteins come from a genomic window of Actinomycetota bacterium:
- the dnaJ gene encoding molecular chaperone DnaJ: protein MNGDVRREWFEKDYYKVLGVPKNATAAEIKKAYRKLAQEFHPDRNAGNKAAEDKFKEISAANDVLGDEDRRKQYDQVREMAASGFGGGGVGGFPGGAPGGGRVRFEDFDMGDLGDLFGGLFGGAGRGRARANAARGADLETRVTVSFDEAMSGVTVPVRIDGPAPCETCGGSGAAPGTTPVTCPQCGGSGQIAVNQGFFQMSQTCPRCHGAGRIVETPCPTCGGSGSTTRTRSFQVKIPAGVKDGARIRLTGRGEPGAAGARAGDLFVQVHVRAHPFFGRKGSDLTVDLPVTYAEAALGANVEVPTLNGPVTMKVPAGTPNGKTFRLKGKGAAKRGGHGDLLVTVNVEVPRKLSRSEKELLKQLQDAENESPRRRLGVS, encoded by the coding sequence ATGAACGGGGACGTCCGCCGCGAGTGGTTCGAGAAGGACTACTACAAGGTCCTCGGTGTGCCGAAGAATGCGACCGCCGCCGAGATCAAGAAGGCCTACCGCAAGCTCGCGCAGGAGTTCCATCCCGATCGCAACGCGGGCAACAAAGCCGCGGAAGACAAGTTCAAGGAGATCTCCGCCGCGAATGACGTCCTCGGCGACGAGGACAGGCGCAAGCAGTACGACCAGGTACGCGAGATGGCGGCATCGGGGTTCGGCGGGGGCGGCGTCGGCGGCTTCCCCGGCGGAGCGCCCGGCGGTGGACGGGTTCGATTCGAGGACTTCGACATGGGGGACCTCGGTGACCTGTTCGGCGGGCTGTTCGGTGGAGCGGGTCGCGGGCGGGCTCGCGCGAACGCTGCACGCGGCGCCGATCTCGAAACGCGCGTCACCGTCTCGTTCGACGAGGCCATGTCGGGTGTTACGGTCCCGGTGCGTATCGACGGCCCGGCCCCGTGTGAGACATGCGGCGGTTCCGGCGCGGCGCCGGGAACCACCCCGGTGACGTGCCCTCAATGCGGCGGTTCGGGACAGATCGCGGTGAACCAAGGGTTCTTCCAGATGTCGCAGACATGCCCGCGCTGCCACGGCGCCGGACGCATCGTCGAGACGCCGTGCCCAACGTGCGGCGGCAGCGGCAGTACGACGCGCACGCGAAGCTTCCAGGTGAAGATCCCGGCGGGCGTCAAGGATGGCGCGCGGATCCGTCTAACAGGACGCGGCGAGCCCGGTGCCGCGGGTGCGCGGGCGGGCGACCTGTTCGTGCAAGTTCACGTTCGTGCTCACCCGTTCTTCGGACGGAAGGGTTCGGATCTCACGGTGGACCTGCCCGTGACGTATGCCGAGGCCGCGCTCGGCGCGAACGTCGAGGTTCCGACGCTGAACGGTCCCGTGACGATGAAGGTCCCCGCGGGAACGCCGAACGGCAAGACGTTCCGGCTCAAGGGCAAGGGCGCCGCGAAGCGCGGCGGTCACGGCGATCTGCTCGTGACGGTGAACGTCGAGGTGCCGCGGAAGCTCTCGCGATCGGAGAAGGAGCTGCTGAAGCAGCTCCAGGACGCCGAGAACGAGTCGCCCAGGCGGCGGCTCGGGGTTTCGTAG
- a CDS encoding helix-turn-helix transcriptional regulator — protein sequence MARERRDGGPDRSDDRRAVYVISVAAELAGVHPQTLRMYERKGLLQPKRTSGNTRRYSQRDIDRIRAIQELTQLGGISLAGVKLFIEMREQLDEMERRAARLERELTARTRREEPTADIVPLRSVMRFTWGNEG from the coding sequence GTGGCTCGGGAACGTCGGGACGGCGGCCCTGATCGGTCCGACGATCGTCGTGCGGTCTACGTCATCAGCGTTGCCGCGGAGCTCGCCGGCGTGCATCCGCAGACGCTCCGCATGTACGAGCGGAAGGGTCTGCTGCAACCCAAGCGGACGTCGGGCAACACGCGCCGCTACTCCCAGCGCGACATCGACCGCATCAGGGCGATCCAAGAGTTGACCCAGCTCGGGGGCATCAGCCTGGCCGGCGTGAAGCTGTTCATCGAGATGCGTGAGCAGCTCGATGAGATGGAGCGACGAGCGGCGCGACTCGAACGCGAGCTGACGGCGCGAACGCGACGCGAGGAGCCGACCGCCGACATCGTCCCCCTACGGAGCGTCATGCGCTTCACGTGGGGGAACGAAGGATGA
- a CDS encoding GNAT family protein: MTALRGPRVTLRAFRPEEIDDAMRRMGGGIEPSNDGQAMRRRARLQGSGARNDWEVLFAVEAEGRLVGDAQGRCSDHAMPPGVWEIGIELWDPADRGRGLGREAVALLSTHLFEHEAAIRVQATTDVVNAPMRRVLGALGFGFEGVLRGFMPTGDGTARDYAIYGVTIDDWTTRRLEGVWGLKERVRTRER; encoded by the coding sequence ATGACGGCGCTCCGAGGTCCGCGTGTGACGCTCCGAGCGTTCAGGCCTGAGGAGATCGACGACGCGATGCGCCGTATGGGTGGCGGGATCGAGCCGTCCAACGACGGCCAGGCCATGCGTCGTCGCGCGCGCCTTCAGGGCTCCGGCGCTCGCAACGACTGGGAGGTTCTGTTCGCCGTCGAGGCGGAGGGCCGCCTGGTCGGCGACGCCCAGGGGCGTTGCTCCGACCACGCGATGCCGCCAGGCGTGTGGGAGATCGGGATCGAGCTGTGGGATCCCGCGGATCGCGGGAGGGGACTCGGCCGTGAGGCGGTCGCGCTCCTGTCGACGCACCTGTTCGAACACGAGGCGGCGATCCGGGTACAGGCGACGACCGACGTCGTGAACGCACCGATGCGCCGGGTTCTGGGAGCGCTCGGGTTCGGGTTCGAGGGGGTGCTCCGCGGCTTCATGCCGACCGGCGACGGGACAGCTCGCGACTACGCGATCTACGGCGTCACGATTGACGACTGGACAACGAGAAGGCTCGAGGGGGTGTGGGGGCTCAAGGAGCGAGTGCGAACGCGCGAGCGGTAG
- the clpB gene encoding ATP-dependent chaperone ClpB has translation MDPNKLTMKSQAALEGARQQALARNNQAIEPEHLLFALLSDPEGVVYPLLHHLGVAPKPLRDHVDAALDRLPKVYAQGGDVRIGPALGAALEEAFREAEALTDEYVSTEHLLLALLEGNTGAARILRENGVERDTVLKALAEVRGRQRVTDPNPEEKYQVLERYGRDLTDLARRGKLDPVIGRDDEVRRVIQVLSRRTKNNPVLIGEPGVGKTAIVEGLAQRIVDGDVADSLKNKRVVALDVGAMVAGSKYRGEFEERLKAVLREIAESEGEIITFIDELHTIVGAGAAEGAVDAGNMLKPMLARGELRAIGATTLDEYRKHIEKDAALERRFQPVLVEEPSVEDTIAILRGLKERYEVHHGVRIQDPALVAAAVLSDRYVSGRFLPDKAIDLIDEAASRLRIEIDSMPVEIDEVERRLKQLEIERAALRKETDAASKERLERLEQELADLREQSAGMQAHWRQEKERIDRIRQLKAEIESAHGEFERAERDGDLERAAELRFGRLVELERELEGENARLEELQRDRKMLNEEVAEEDVAQVVSKWTGIPVSRLMEGEMQKLLHLEEALHRRVVGQEEAVNAVANAIRRSRAGLSDPNRPIGSFLFLGPTGVGKTELARALAEYLFDDERAIVRVDMSEYQERHTVSRLVGAPPGYVGFEEGGQLTEAVRRRPYSVILLDEIEKAHGDVFNVLLQLLDDGRLTDGQGRTVDFRNAIVIMTSNLGSPIFHDSSIPQDKRRDALVDDVRGFFRPEFVNRIDEIVVFEPLDRDDLRQIVDIQVGLLVQRLAQRSLTVELTDAAREHLAGAGYDPTFGARPLKRLIQRELQDPLAMKLLAGEVAEGDIVVVDAVEGGLTLTAPKHASASA, from the coding sequence ATGGATCCGAACAAGCTGACGATGAAGTCCCAGGCCGCGCTGGAGGGGGCGCGGCAACAGGCGCTCGCCCGCAACAACCAGGCGATCGAGCCGGAGCACTTGCTGTTCGCGCTGCTCTCCGACCCCGAAGGCGTGGTCTATCCGTTGCTGCACCACCTTGGGGTCGCGCCGAAGCCGCTTCGCGACCACGTCGATGCGGCCCTCGATCGCCTGCCGAAGGTGTACGCCCAGGGCGGCGACGTCCGGATCGGACCCGCGCTCGGGGCCGCGCTGGAGGAAGCCTTTCGCGAGGCCGAGGCGCTGACCGACGAGTACGTCTCGACCGAGCATCTGCTGCTTGCTCTGCTCGAGGGCAACACGGGAGCGGCACGGATCCTGCGCGAAAACGGCGTTGAGCGCGACACGGTGCTCAAGGCGCTCGCCGAGGTTCGGGGACGGCAGCGGGTCACAGACCCGAACCCGGAGGAGAAGTATCAGGTTCTCGAGCGGTACGGTCGTGACCTCACGGACCTGGCCCGTCGCGGCAAGCTCGACCCGGTGATCGGACGAGACGACGAGGTTCGCCGCGTGATCCAGGTCCTGTCGCGACGTACCAAGAACAATCCCGTGCTGATCGGCGAGCCCGGCGTCGGCAAGACCGCGATCGTCGAGGGCCTCGCCCAGCGGATCGTCGATGGCGACGTAGCCGATTCGCTGAAGAACAAGCGCGTGGTCGCGCTCGACGTGGGTGCGATGGTCGCGGGTTCGAAGTACCGCGGTGAGTTCGAGGAGCGCCTGAAGGCCGTGCTTCGCGAGATAGCGGAGTCCGAGGGCGAGATCATCACGTTCATCGACGAGCTGCACACGATCGTCGGTGCAGGCGCTGCCGAGGGCGCCGTCGACGCGGGCAACATGCTGAAGCCGATGCTCGCCCGGGGAGAGCTGCGCGCGATCGGTGCGACGACGCTCGATGAGTACCGCAAGCACATCGAGAAGGACGCGGCGCTCGAGCGGCGTTTCCAGCCGGTTCTGGTCGAGGAACCGAGCGTCGAGGACACGATCGCCATCCTCCGCGGGTTGAAAGAGCGATACGAGGTGCATCACGGTGTGCGGATCCAGGACCCGGCGCTCGTGGCGGCCGCGGTGCTCTCGGATCGCTACGTGAGCGGGCGGTTCCTGCCGGACAAGGCGATCGACCTGATCGACGAGGCGGCGAGCCGTCTCCGCATCGAGATCGATTCGATGCCCGTCGAGATCGACGAGGTCGAGCGGCGCTTGAAGCAGCTCGAGATCGAGCGCGCCGCGCTCCGCAAGGAGACCGACGCGGCGTCGAAGGAGCGGCTCGAGCGGCTGGAACAGGAGCTTGCCGACCTGCGCGAGCAGAGCGCGGGCATGCAGGCGCACTGGCGGCAGGAGAAGGAGCGCATCGATCGGATCCGGCAACTCAAGGCCGAGATCGAGTCGGCGCACGGGGAGTTCGAGCGGGCCGAGCGCGACGGAGACCTGGAGCGTGCGGCCGAGCTCCGGTTCGGCAGGCTCGTGGAGCTCGAGCGGGAGCTCGAGGGCGAGAACGCACGACTTGAGGAGCTGCAGCGCGACCGCAAGATGTTGAACGAGGAAGTGGCCGAGGAGGACGTCGCTCAGGTCGTGTCGAAGTGGACCGGCATCCCGGTCAGCCGCCTCATGGAGGGCGAGATGCAGAAGCTCCTTCACCTGGAGGAGGCGTTGCACCGGCGCGTCGTGGGGCAGGAGGAAGCGGTGAACGCGGTGGCGAACGCGATCCGGCGGTCGCGCGCCGGACTCTCGGACCCCAACCGCCCGATCGGCTCGTTCCTGTTCCTCGGACCGACCGGCGTCGGCAAGACCGAGCTCGCCCGCGCCCTCGCGGAGTACCTGTTCGACGACGAGCGCGCCATCGTCCGCGTGGACATGAGCGAGTACCAGGAGCGGCACACGGTCTCGCGGCTGGTCGGTGCACCGCCGGGCTACGTGGGGTTCGAGGAGGGAGGTCAGCTGACGGAGGCCGTTCGCCGCCGGCCGTACTCGGTGATCTTGCTCGACGAGATCGAGAAGGCGCACGGCGACGTCTTCAACGTGTTGCTGCAGCTCCTCGACGACGGGCGGCTCACGGACGGTCAGGGCCGCACCGTGGACTTCCGCAACGCCATCGTGATCATGACCTCGAACCTGGGAAGCCCGATCTTCCATGACTCGTCGATCCCCCAGGACAAGCGGAGGGACGCGCTCGTCGACGACGTCCGCGGCTTCTTCCGTCCGGAGTTCGTCAACCGGATCGACGAGATCGTCGTGTTCGAACCACTCGACCGAGACGACCTCAGGCAGATCGTCGACATCCAGGTAGGACTGCTCGTGCAACGGCTCGCGCAACGCTCCCTCACGGTCGAGCTCACCGATGCGGCTCGCGAGCATCTGGCCGGCGCCGGCTATGACCCGACGTTCGGCGCGCGGCCGCTGAAGCGGTTGATCCAGCGCGAGCTTCAGGACCCGCTGGCGATGAAACTGCTGGCCGGGGAGGTCGCCGAGGGCGACATCGTCGTCGTGGACGCCGTGGAGGGTGGGCTCACGCTCACCGCCCCGAAGCACGCATCGGCCAGCGCCTAA
- a CDS encoding LemA family protein produces the protein MAVAVWVVIGVLVLLAIMGIVSYNRFVSQKQLIRDSWANIDTELRRRYDLIPNLVETVRGYASHERAVFENVTRARAAAASATGSPAEQAAAEGPFVAALRQLFAVVENYPDLKANQNFLALQKELSNTEDRLQTSRRFYNANVRNFNERVQQFPSTIIARVFGFEQEEFFEVDDALREAGPPRVDFTGSAPAATVEQTSQPPAPSAPTPPPPPESSS, from the coding sequence GTGGCCGTCGCCGTTTGGGTCGTCATCGGTGTCCTCGTGCTGCTCGCCATCATGGGCATCGTTTCCTACAACCGGTTCGTCTCGCAGAAGCAGCTGATCCGCGATTCGTGGGCGAATATCGACACCGAGCTCCGTCGGCGGTACGACCTGATCCCCAACCTCGTCGAAACCGTTCGCGGGTACGCTTCGCACGAGCGGGCGGTGTTCGAGAACGTGACGCGAGCACGCGCCGCGGCCGCGTCGGCGACGGGTTCGCCGGCCGAACAGGCGGCCGCGGAAGGCCCGTTCGTCGCGGCGCTGCGCCAGCTGTTCGCCGTGGTCGAGAACTATCCCGATCTCAAGGCCAACCAGAACTTCCTGGCGCTGCAAAAGGAGCTCTCGAACACCGAAGACCGACTGCAGACGTCGCGGCGCTTCTACAACGCGAACGTACGCAACTTCAACGAGCGGGTGCAGCAGTTCCCCTCGACGATCATCGCCCGCGTGTTCGGGTTCGAGCAGGAGGAGTTCTTCGAGGTGGACGACGCGCTGCGAGAGGCTGGCCCTCCGCGCGTCGACTTCACCGGATCGGCCCCGGCTGCGACCGTCGAGCAGACGTCGCAGCCGCCGGCGCCTTCGGCACCGACGCCGCCTCCGCCGCCCGAGTCGTCGTCCTAG
- a CDS encoding MFS transporter — translation MASREPIEDAGGFRASLSLLRRNGDFRKLYLASLISLGGDWFLLVALFGLALEFTGSAVSVAALIVAQEVPFGVASLIGGVLADRFDRRRLMVVCDVARTLLCLGFLLVNDPSMMWLAYLLLAVISSFSAVFDPASSAALPNLVEPRELGPANALSGSLWGTMLAVGAALGGIVAAALGRDAAFLIDASSFAVSGLLIARIRRPFSAERTEEPEANVIRATVETVRYARRDHRVLALVTVKAGFGIAAGVIALIAVFAHEEFGAGDAGIGALMAGRGVGALIGPFLGRWLAGPQDRRLFGAIGVALAVFGLGYATLGVMPSLFAAAAAVGVAHLGGGAQWTLSSYGLQRLVPDRILGRIFAFDFTLITLSLTVSALVTAWAADRFGARPTVAVLGGVAVLWAAIWTWLTTDVRRATMRRGSAPVPELASESGSGP, via the coding sequence GTGGCCTCGCGCGAGCCCATCGAAGACGCAGGCGGTTTCCGGGCGTCGTTGTCGCTTCTGCGGCGCAACGGCGACTTCCGAAAGCTGTATCTCGCATCGCTGATCTCTCTGGGCGGCGACTGGTTCCTGCTGGTCGCACTGTTCGGTCTGGCCCTCGAGTTCACGGGGTCTGCGGTGTCGGTCGCCGCGCTGATCGTCGCGCAGGAGGTCCCTTTCGGCGTCGCTTCTCTGATCGGCGGCGTCTTAGCGGACCGGTTCGACCGGCGCCGGCTGATGGTCGTGTGCGACGTCGCGCGGACCCTCCTGTGCCTGGGGTTCCTGCTCGTCAACGACCCGAGCATGATGTGGCTCGCCTACTTGCTGCTCGCGGTCATCTCGTCGTTCTCCGCCGTGTTCGATCCGGCGTCGAGCGCGGCGCTTCCCAACCTCGTCGAGCCGCGAGAGCTCGGACCGGCGAACGCGCTCTCCGGCTCGCTGTGGGGAACGATGCTCGCCGTCGGCGCGGCACTCGGCGGCATCGTGGCCGCCGCGCTCGGTCGCGACGCCGCGTTCCTGATCGACGCGTCCAGCTTCGCCGTCTCGGGCCTGCTCATCGCGAGGATCCGCCGGCCGTTCTCTGCCGAGCGGACCGAGGAGCCGGAGGCGAACGTGATCCGGGCGACTGTGGAGACCGTTCGATACGCGCGCCGCGATCACCGCGTGCTCGCGCTCGTGACGGTCAAGGCGGGGTTCGGGATCGCGGCGGGCGTGATCGCGCTGATCGCCGTGTTCGCGCACGAAGAATTCGGCGCGGGCGACGCAGGGATCGGGGCGTTGATGGCCGGCCGAGGTGTCGGCGCGCTGATCGGACCGTTCCTGGGGCGGTGGCTGGCCGGGCCGCAGGACCGCAGGCTGTTCGGCGCGATCGGCGTGGCCCTCGCCGTCTTCGGCCTCGGGTACGCGACGCTCGGAGTCATGCCGAGTCTCTTCGCGGCGGCCGCGGCGGTCGGCGTCGCGCACCTGGGCGGCGGGGCTCAGTGGACGCTGTCTTCGTACGGACTGCAACGGCTCGTGCCCGATCGGATACTGGGTCGCATCTTCGCTTTCGACTTCACGCTCATCACGCTGTCGCTCACGGTGTCGGCGCTCGTTACCGCGTGGGCGGCCGATCGTTTCGGCGCTCGCCCGACCGTCGCGGTGCTGGGCGGCGTCGCGGTCTTGTGGGCTGCGATCTGGACGTGGCTCACGACCGACGTACGTCGCGCCACAATGCGCAGGGGTTCCGCTCCAGTGCCGGAGCTCGCCTCCGAGTCCGGATCGGGCCCCTAA
- a CDS encoding MBL fold metallo-hydrolase — MLENVTWFRQSSMRLATESRTIYIDPWGTAEGDPKADLILITHAHFDHLQPREIQRLSAANTKLVAPKDVANELAGDVTPVSPGESHEVAGVRFETVPAYNVAPDRLDMHPKSNDWVGYVLEFDGRRYYHAGDTDALPELESLHTDVAMVPIGGTYTMDYREAAAFVKAMEPGLAVPMHFGFVVCSPSHGDLFRKEAQPISVEVLEPMNQYEQT, encoded by the coding sequence GTGCTCGAGAATGTCACGTGGTTCCGTCAGTCGTCGATGCGCCTTGCGACGGAAAGCCGCACGATCTACATCGATCCGTGGGGAACCGCCGAGGGCGACCCGAAGGCCGACCTGATCCTGATCACACACGCGCACTTCGACCATCTGCAGCCCCGCGAGATCCAACGGCTGAGTGCCGCGAATACCAAGCTCGTCGCGCCCAAGGACGTCGCGAACGAGCTCGCGGGAGACGTCACGCCGGTATCGCCGGGCGAGTCGCACGAGGTCGCAGGCGTGCGGTTCGAGACCGTACCCGCCTACAACGTCGCGCCCGACCGACTCGACATGCACCCCAAATCGAATGATTGGGTCGGTTACGTGTTGGAGTTCGACGGACGCCGCTACTACCACGCAGGCGACACCGACGCGCTGCCCGAGCTTGAGTCACTGCACACCGACGTTGCGATGGTGCCGATCGGTGGGACGTACACGATGGACTACCGAGAGGCCGCGGCGTTCGTGAAGGCCATGGAGCCCGGACTCGCGGTTCCCATGCACTTCGGTTTCGTCGTGTGTTCGCCGTCACACGGCGACCTGTTCCGCAAGGAGGCGCAGCCGATCTCGGTCGAGGTGCTCGAACCGATGAACCAATACGAGCAAACCTGA
- a CDS encoding DUF2090 domain-containing protein, with protein sequence MALGYDKPLYILAFDHRGSFQKKFFGVAGEPNAEEAGRISDAKNVIYQGAKRALDEGVPRESAGVLVDEQFGADAARDAKASGLTLAMPVEKSGQDEFDFQYGEDFGAHIEEFDPTFSKVLVRYNPEGGHESDAMNARQSERLKRLGDWLHGKGRKYLFELLVPPTPQQVEAAGDEQTWDRDERPKLMKTAIEQLQASGVEPDIWKIEGIDHREDCETIAATTRAGGRAGVACVVLGRGADDAAVDHWLRTGSGVPGYIGFAIGRSIWWDPLKAFVDGNLEREEAAKQIAANYRRFIDVYNGRA encoded by the coding sequence ATGGCTCTCGGCTACGACAAGCCGCTCTACATCCTCGCGTTCGACCATCGCGGCTCGTTCCAGAAGAAGTTCTTCGGAGTGGCCGGTGAACCGAACGCCGAGGAGGCAGGGCGCATCTCTGACGCGAAGAACGTGATCTACCAGGGCGCGAAGCGGGCGCTCGACGAGGGCGTTCCCCGCGAGTCCGCTGGCGTGCTCGTCGACGAGCAGTTCGGCGCCGACGCCGCGCGAGACGCGAAGGCGTCCGGGTTGACCCTGGCCATGCCCGTCGAGAAGAGCGGGCAGGACGAGTTCGACTTCCAGTACGGAGAGGATTTCGGAGCGCACATCGAGGAGTTCGATCCCACGTTCTCCAAGGTGCTCGTCCGGTACAACCCGGAGGGCGGCCACGAATCCGACGCGATGAACGCTCGACAGTCCGAGCGCCTCAAGCGTCTCGGTGACTGGTTGCACGGGAAGGGACGGAAGTACCTGTTCGAGCTGCTCGTCCCGCCGACGCCGCAACAGGTCGAAGCTGCCGGCGACGAGCAGACATGGGACCGGGACGAGCGCCCCAAGCTGATGAAGACGGCGATCGAGCAGCTGCAGGCGTCGGGTGTCGAACCCGACATCTGGAAGATCGAGGGGATCGATCACCGTGAGGACTGCGAGACGATCGCCGCGACGACACGGGCCGGGGGGCGGGCCGGCGTCGCGTGCGTCGTCCTCGGACGCGGAGCCGACGACGCAGCCGTCGACCACTGGCTCAGGACGGGGTCGGGAGTTCCCGGCTACATCGGTTTCGCGATCGGTCGTTCGATCTGGTGGGACCCGCTGAAGGCGTTCGTGGACGGGAACCTCGAGCGCGAAGAGGCGGCCAAGCAGATCGCCGCCAACTACCGGCGTTTCATCGACGTCTACAACGGGAGGGCGTAG
- a CDS encoding dodecin family protein produces the protein MAVIKTIDLVGVSSESWRDAAQQALSEAAKTIRGIDSMDILGTSAVVKDGSITEYHTQVRISFRIER, from the coding sequence ATGGCGGTCATCAAGACGATCGACCTCGTGGGAGTTTCATCTGAGTCGTGGCGAGACGCTGCGCAGCAAGCGCTATCAGAGGCGGCGAAAACGATCCGCGGGATCGACTCGATGGACATCCTCGGCACGAGCGCCGTCGTGAAGGATGGCAGCATCACCGAGTACCACACGCAGGTCAGGATCAGCTTCCGCATCGAGCGCTAA
- a CDS encoding adenylosuccinate synthase has product MPASIVVGTQWGDEGKGKATDYLADRMDFVVRYQGGNNAGHTILAEGHTLKLQLIPSGILYPHITSVIADGVVVDPRVLLEEVDGLAALGIAIDPSRLVVSGNCHMIMPYHLELEKVTERFLGKNALGTTKRGIGPAYADKAARIGLRIQDLFDEKILREKLDVVLKERNQVLTRVYGRLPITAGLIVDDYVRYAERLGPHVVDTSKLIHEGLRAGKNVLLEGAQGTMLDLDKGTYPFVTSSNPVAGYALASVGIGPREVDRVVGITKAYVTRVGAGPFPTEDTRSDGERLGARGREFGTVTGRKRRCGWFDAVIARYAARVNGLTELFVTKLDVLSGFETLKVCTAYRAGNEMFEDFPPNQSLFHDAEPVYEELEGWDEDLGRVRSFGDLPSPARKYLDRLQDLAGVSIGVVSVGPAREQSLTAEGGAAQ; this is encoded by the coding sequence ATGCCTGCCTCGATCGTCGTGGGGACGCAGTGGGGGGACGAGGGTAAGGGCAAGGCGACCGACTATCTGGCGGACCGGATGGATTTCGTCGTCCGGTATCAGGGCGGAAACAACGCCGGCCACACGATCCTTGCCGAGGGGCACACGCTCAAGCTGCAGCTGATCCCGTCGGGCATCCTGTATCCGCACATCACCTCGGTGATCGCCGACGGCGTCGTCGTCGATCCGCGCGTACTGCTCGAGGAGGTGGACGGACTTGCCGCCCTCGGCATCGCGATCGACCCATCGCGACTCGTCGTGAGCGGGAACTGTCACATGATCATGCCCTACCACTTGGAGCTCGAGAAGGTGACGGAGCGGTTCCTCGGCAAGAACGCGCTCGGCACGACGAAGCGCGGAATCGGTCCGGCGTACGCCGACAAGGCGGCGCGGATCGGACTTCGGATCCAGGATCTGTTCGACGAGAAGATCCTTCGAGAGAAGCTCGACGTCGTCCTCAAAGAAAGGAACCAGGTCCTGACGCGTGTCTATGGGCGGTTGCCGATCACCGCGGGCCTCATCGTCGACGACTACGTGCGCTACGCGGAGCGACTTGGCCCGCACGTCGTCGACACGTCCAAGCTGATCCACGAGGGCCTCCGCGCCGGCAAGAACGTCCTCCTGGAAGGCGCTCAGGGGACCATGCTCGACCTCGACAAGGGGACGTATCCGTTCGTTACATCCTCGAATCCTGTGGCCGGCTACGCGCTCGCGTCGGTGGGCATCGGGCCGCGCGAGGTCGACCGCGTCGTCGGGATCACCAAGGCATACGTGACGCGCGTCGGCGCGGGGCCGTTCCCGACAGAGGACACCCGTTCGGACGGCGAGCGGCTTGGCGCGCGCGGCCGCGAGTTCGGGACGGTGACCGGACGCAAGCGCCGCTGCGGGTGGTTCGACGCGGTGATCGCGAGATACGCGGCACGCGTGAATGGTCTCACCGAGCTGTTCGTGACCAAGCTCGACGTGCTGTCGGGATTCGAGACGCTCAAGGTATGCACGGCCTACCGAGCCGGCAACGAGATGTTCGAGGACTTCCCTCCGAATCAGTCGTTGTTCCACGACGCGGAGCCGGTGTACGAGGAGCTGGAGGGGTGGGACGAGGACCTTGGGCGGGTGCGTTCGTTCGGCGACCTTCCCTCCCCCGCGCGGAAGTACCTCGACCGGTTGCAGGATCTGGCAGGCGTTTCGATCGGCGTCGTCTCGGTCGGGCCGGCGCGAGAGCAGAGCCTCACCGCCGAGGGAGGCGCGGCACAGTGA